The Tolypothrix sp. PCC 7712 region ATTGGCGGGTGTCGCTTTAGGTGCAACAACGCAAATGCTATTTGTGCGCCACGTGTTAATTCGTTAAGTTGGCTCAGTTAAACAACTTCACAGTTCATTCAGTATAAATTTTTAAGGGTGGGCAATGCCCACCCTTCTTGCTAGCTAGCGGTTGCTTCAGCAGCCGCAGCAGGTGCATAAACACTAACTTTTTTACGAGTTTTACCTTTTCTTTCAAAGGTAACAACGCCATCAATTAAAGCAAACAAAGTGTCATCACTACCAATGCCAACATTGTTACCAGGGTGGAATTTGGTACCGCGCTGGCGCACGAGAATGTTGCCTGCACGAACAACTTGACCACCGTAGCGTTTTACACCTAGACGTTGAGCATTAGAGTCACGACCGTTGCGTGTACTACCTGTTCCTTTCTTATGAGCCATAATTTCCTTTTTTGACCTAACTGTTATTGATTATTCAGCAGCGGTTTCTTCAGCAGAAGTCTCTTCAGCAGCTTTTGCTTCTTCCGCTGCTAGGACTGTACCATTGAGGTTAATAGAATTAATCAACAGTCTAGTGATTTCCTGGCGATGTCCGCGTTTTTTGCGGGTTTTCTTTTTCGGCTTCATTTTGTATACCAGGACTTTACGACC contains the following coding sequences:
- the rpmA gene encoding 50S ribosomal protein L27, translated to MAHKKGTGSTRNGRDSNAQRLGVKRYGGQVVRAGNILVRQRGTKFHPGNNVGIGSDDTLFALIDGVVTFERKGKTRKKVSVYAPAAAAEATAS